GATAACGGAATCGGAGAGAGACTGATTCAACAAATCATTGACGGGACGAAAACCGCGACCTGCGCTCCGAAAATCTCCTACACCGCAGAAGAATTAGAAAAAACCTATGCGCTCGTTGGAACCGTGTGTACCGTTACAGATAAATTCGGTACACCACGATGTAACGTCCGTCACGTCGAAGTATTCGAAACGACGTTCGGAAATCCGGACCCACGACTCGTTCACGGTGAGGGCGCCGGAGAGGATGTGAAAAAATTTCAAAGAGATCATATGAATGCTTGGAATGGCATGGCCGCAGAAGGGGTCCCGTTGACACACGACACGGTTCTTATCGCGGAACTTTTTGAGTTGATCAAAGATTAGGTGTTTTATCGAATCAGACATCAGCGACACTGGCTTGATTACAAGTGACTATTTTTTGCTGGGGATGTATCGTCCAGAAAAATTCACCTATTTTGGTCAGCAGCGTCTGACACCTGGGACGCGTTAATATTTCGCATTTTTGGCTACAAGGTGTTCCGCATCAACCGGACACAATTCCGATTCGACAGACAACAATTCGAATCTCTTGACCCTATCAAACTATCAGAAGGGATCATTCGAATCGATAAAGCCCTCATTGAGTCGCACGAATCGCTGCGCAAAGAGGTTATCGGGATGTGGGGCGACATCGAAAATTACTTGCGACACGATGTAGGATGGATTGCTCTGGCCCCAAATGGCACGATATTAGGACGATGTCACGCGGCTTTTGTCGGGGGAAAATCAGCAGAACTATCGATCGAGGTAAACAAATCGACACGTGGCCAAGGTGTTGGCTACCAACTTGCCCGACAATTCATTCAAAGCTGTTTGGATAGAGACGTTACACCATATTGGAGTTGCGACACGCAAAATGTGCCATCGTATCAGCTGGCGGAAAAATTAGGATTTCAAAGGGATAGGAATTACAGTTTATTCACGACCGTCTACACGCCTATGAGGCATGAACCCGCCAGGCAAGACCAATAGTTGAGTATCCTCTCGCGAGCGGTATACATGAACCCGGGTGTATGCGTCGAAAGAAAAATTTTACATTGACGGGCGCATCCATAGCGACAATACTTATCCAAGTATAAGTGAATACTAAGATAGAGGCGCGGCATTTAAGAGTACTGTCATGGAGTTAAGCAGCGTTGAAGTGACAGGAAAGGAAATGCTGCCGAAGCGTATTGCGTCTGCTTGCCGCAATACAGCTGGGGTTGCACAGAACATGTGCAGCACTGCCACAAGTGTGGAGCGCTATCATTCGCCCTGATGACACCGTTTTTGACGCGCGTCATACGAGCCTTGAGTGAACTGCTCAGGGCTTTTTTGTGCTCATCTTAGGAAGTCACTTATTGGTAATCACCATACCAATAAGGGGGAAGTTTTCATTGCATCACAACGCTCGTGTCGATTCAGGAAATCTCCAAAGGGGGTTACGATCCCGCCATTTATCCATGTTAGCCATCGGTGGCGCCATCGGAACAGGGTTATTTGTCGCCAGTGGATCATCCATATCCACTGCGGGTCCGGGCGGCGCCTTGCTCGCTTATGTCATCGTCGGCATCATGGTGTATTTTGTCATGACCGGTCTCGGGGAAATGGCGACGTTTTTGCCTGTGGCTGGATCATTTGAAACCTACGCCAGTCGCTTTGTGGACGAGTCGTTTGGCTTCGCGCTCGGATGGAATTATTGGTTTAACTGGGCGGTTACACTGCCAGCAGAATTGTCCGCAGGCGCGTTGGTGATGAAATACTGGTTCCCTCACTCCCCATCTATCCTGTGGAGCGGTATATTTTTACTCATCTTGCTATTGCTCAACATCATTTCCGTGAAGGGTTATGGTGAAGGCGAATACTGGTTTGCCAGCATTAAAGTCGCGACTATCCTTATTTTTATCGTGATGGGCCTGCTGATGATTGTCGGGATTTTAGGCGGGCATTCCGTCGGCTTCACTCACTTCAATACTGGAGGTTCTCCTTTCCACGGAGGTGCGACAGCTATCTTCAGTACCGTTCTAGTCGCCGGGTTTGCGTTTCAAGGGACGGAAGTCATTGGCCTCGCAGCGGGAGAGAGCGAAAACCCTGCAAAGACCATTCCCAAAGCCATTCACCAAGTGTTCTGGCGCATTTTGATTTTCTATATTCTCGCCATCTTTGTGATTGGAATGCTTATCCCATATACAGATCCGAACTTGCTAAAAACGGGCGTCAATAACATTGCAATTAGCCCGTTCACACTGGTTTTTAAGCGGGCAGGGTTCGCGTTCGCGGCTGCTGTCATGAACGCGATTATCTTAACGGCTGTGTTGTCTGCGGGAAATTCTGCGGTTTACGCCTCATCGCGCATGCTATTCGCGTTATCGCGGCAGGGAAAAGCGCCCAAGTTTCTCGGAAAGGTCAACCGCCGAGGTGTACCGGTCTACGCCTTGTTCGTCACCCTAGCACTGGGGTTAGTTTCGTTTTCGTCATCTCTGTTTGGCAATGGGATCGTGTACACCTGGATGGTGAATGCCTCCGGTTTATCAGGATTTATCGCCTGGCTCGGCATCTCGATTTGCCACTATCGGTTTCGACAGGCTTATCTGGCTCAAGGCCGGGATTTATCTGACCTCAAGTACAAAGCCAAATGGTACCCGTTTGGAACCATATTGGCATTTGTACTGTGCCTCGTTGTGGTCGTGGGGCAGGACTACAGTGGATTCACAGGCGGACATATCGACTGGCACAGCGTCGTTGCCACATATATTGGAATTCCACTCTTCGTGATCTTGTGGCTAGGTTATAAATTCATCAAGAAAACCAAGGTTGTACCTCTACAACAATGTGATTTGGAAAGCCTTCAATAACACATCATTAGGCAGTCGGCACATGCGCCGACTGCCTAATCTGTTTATTGATTACGCCTCTACGAAACAAGGCAGACTTAATGCGTATGCGTGTGAGCCATTCGTCTACGCTCGCGACGTGCCACTCGGTAATGTAACAATTCGTACATGAGCGGGACGATACACAGGGTCAAAATGGTCGACGTGACAATGCCGCCAATAACCACCACCGCAAGCCCTTGTGACAATAGCAGACCCTCTGATGAGCCGAAGGCCAGTGGCAACAGCGCACATATCGTGGCGATGGCCGTCATCAGAATCGGACGCAGTCGCGTGGTCCCCGCTTCAAGCAGCGCTTCCCGAATGGTCAAACCGAGGCTCCGCTGTTGCTCGACGCGCCCCACAAGGACAATGGCGTTGGTCACGACAATGCCCATCAACATGAGAATACCAATCATGGAAGAGACGCTAATTGGCTGTTTCGTCACGAGCGAACCGAAGAACGCCCCAATCAACGCGACAGGCATCGAGAACAGAATCGCAAACGGTGCGGACCACTCGCCAAAGGTAATGAGCATCACGATATACACAATGACCACAGCGGCGCCAATAGCTTCAACAAGGCTCGCCATATCCTGCGAATTTTGCTGATTCGAGATGGACTGCTGCACTTGTACCCCGTGTGGCAGATGCAGCGATTGAATCGCCTGCATGGCCGTTTTTTGCACTTGATTTGTCTTGTTCGACGTGTAGTCTGCGGTTACCTCCACATACGAATGTCCGTTTTCGTGCAATACAGAGGTTGGCGTTTGGGCACGCGCAACTGTAGCCACATCACCGAGAACCACCTGTCCTGTCGCCGTCGTCATGACCGGCAAATCACGAATTGCTGACAGACTGTTGAGGCTCCCTGCAGGCTTAAGTGCCACATCCATATCGTGTGCTTGTCCATCGAGGGTGACGGATCCGATCCTTTGTTCAGAGACATAGGCGCTAATCGTATTGGCGACTGCCTGAGCCGTCAAGCCGTACTTCGCCATCTTCTCCTTCGCCGGCGCGATCCTAATTTCCGGTTGCTTTTGCGACAAATTGTTCGAGACGTTGGATAGGCCTTGCACCTTCGCCAGTCGATTCGTAATCTGCGTGGCAGCGGACTGAATCGCGCGATCATTCGGCCCTGTGACGACGATGTCAAACGCAGTCTGGTCTCCACCTGAAGATACGCCTTGCACTTGAATCTTTGTGTTTCCTCGATTCAAGGCCTGCGTCTGACTCTGAACCTTGGAGATAAACTGATTGACGTCGGCGCTCGGCTTGAGCGCAATGTCCAATGTCGCGGTGTTCGTCTGCGAACTCCCGGTTCCGCCAAGCATTCCCGATTGGCCACCCACTTGCGTGTTGATGGTCTCAATCTGCGCTTTGTCCTTGCGAATGATGTTTTCGACCTGTTGAGCTTTTTGGTTCGTCACATCGAGCGGTGTACCCACGGGAAGCGTGATGGATACCGACGCCTCCTGCGCGGTCGAATTGGGCATAAACGTGCTACCAACAATCGGAAGAACGGCGATGGAAGCCACAAAGGCGACCGCTGTCCCAAGAACGACCCACAACTTGTGATTCAGACACCAACTGAGCGCCTTGCGATACACCACCTGCCATGGCCGCCATTTTGGCCGCAGTGCAGTCGTCCCCGTTTCATCGGAATGTGTCTGATCAATCAAACTGGGGTGGATTGTACCCTCTGCCTTATCAACCATCGCATCATTTAACCACGCTGCAACTTTACCTTTAGGTGGTTTACGAACCACAAACAACCACGCGAACAAAGGCACAATGGTCAATGCCACAATGAGTGAGGATATGAGCGAGAAGACGACCGTAAGCGCGAACGGTTCAAAGATCTTCCCGACGACCCCGCTAACCAATGCAAGCGGCAAAAAGACTGCAATTGTCGCCAGGGAAGAAGACAATATGGCCTTGCCAACTTCTGCAGTGGCGTACATGACCAACTTTCGTCCGTATCCCAAACCACTCTTCCACGCGCGGTAGATGTTCTCAATGACGACAATGCTGTCATCCACGACTCTCCCAGTTGCAATGGCGAGCCCGCCGAGCGTCATAATGTTCAACGTCACACCAAAGCGACTCAGCAACATAATGGAAGATAAAATGGAAACAGGAATCGAAACCACTGCAATCAACGTGGTCAGCCAGTTCCGCAAGAACAATAAAATCACGATCACGGCGAACAAAGCACCCAGCAGCGCTTCGTGCAACAGACCATTGATAGAACTCGTAATCATCTGCGACGAGTCGTATACCATCGTGGTGTTCACACCGCTCGGCAGTTGTTTGTGAAGCGCAGTCAATTCGGCCTTGGCAGCTTTCACAACCGCAACGGTGTTCGCGTCATTTTCCTCGTAGACGCTAAGCATCATGCTGGGTTGACCATTGGTGCGGTTGATGGAACTGACCGGAGATTGCTCTGATACTGTGGCCACATCTTTCAGTGGAATGGTCGTGGGAGCGGCTGTCGTTTGAGCTCGTGTTCCAGCCATCGCTTGCACTGAAGCCGTCGCCGCGGGTGCAGCTTGTACCGCGAGGGGCAAGTTTTCAATGTCCGCAATTGATTGATACTGACCATTCAACTGCACAGGCTGCACTTGATTGCCCACTGTCGCCGTACCAAGCGGCATCGTCACATTGTCGCTCTGCAGCGTTTGTTCTACTTGCTGTAACGTCAGGTGGTACTTGTTTAACTTCGCTGCATCAAATGTGACAATCACATCATCCGCATTCGCCCCAGACGCGCTCACCGAAGCGACTCCGGAGACGCCCTGCATGGCTGGGATAACGGTGTTATTCACGAGATCTTGAAGCTTCTGCATGGGGATTTTCGTCGATGCAACTGTAAATTCCAAGACCGGTGCGTTGGACAGTGAGAAGGACTCCACACTCGGCTTGCCAGCGGTACTAGGTAACTGAACTCTTTCAACCGTCTGTTCCACTGCTTCTTGAACCTTGTCGAGATTGGCGTTGATGTTCAGTTGAAGTTCGATTTCCGATGTGTTGGCAACGGAGTTTGATGTGATGAGCTGAACATCTTGAGTACCGTTCAACGCCTTCTCCAGCGGACTGGTCACATCGTCAGCCACTTCACTTGGCGTAGCGCCCGGATAACTCGTGACAACCGTGATGGTTGGAATTGAAATGTCAGGCATTAGCTCTTCCTTTAACGAGAAGGCAGAGACAATTCCCCCGACGACCACCAACAGGCCCAAGATGATAATGGCAACCGGATTACGCAAGGAAAATCTGGTTAGAAACCTCATTTGTTCTTATCGACCTTTCACCTTTAAAGTTCAGTCATGTCCCTCGTGTTGTTTTTGCAAGATGTCGGACAACTTCGCAACAAGTCTCGAAAAGGTCTGCTGCTCCTCTTCCGTTAGCTGAGTAAATGAGTCTGCCAGTTCCTTCATAATTGCAGAGCGAACACTTTCGACAATGGCTTTCCCCTCGTCTGTGAGCTCGACAATCTTCACGCGCGCATCCTCGTGCGACGTCGTCCGGCGCACCAGCTTCGCGAGTTCCAATCTGTCAATCATCGTCGACATCGTGCTTGGACGAACATCCAATCGCTCGGCCAACTGACCAATCGTACACGGCCCTTGCGTGGTCAGTGTGGTTAAGATAAACCGTTGAACCCGGGTAATGGAGTGTCCATCCCACGGCCGTGTTCGGCGCATCAGTCTAATCAACCGCTGTAGCCCATCAAAAAACGTCAACACAGAAGTGTTGTTGTCGTCCATATTCCAAACTCCTCCACAACTTTATTTCGCTAAGCTAATATATAGCTTTTAGAAATAAAATTCAAGCGCTACGGACCATGTGGGAAATTGTTATCTTGGAGGTTAATTTGTCCATTTTAAAAGATGATTTGCGCTTCACACAGGATTTGTAGCATCTTGTACCGAAATTATATTGTCGAAATCTTAACGAAGGTTTCGCCCGACCACGATAGAGAAATCAAAGGAGTGGATTCCATGGCAGCACCGTTTCGTGCCGATCACGTCGGCAGCCTATTGCGACCCGAACGCCTGAAAGTCGCTCGACAGCAACGCGCGCAAGGGAAGCGTTCGCAGGCCGAACTGCGGGAAATTGAAAACGAGGAAATCACCCGCGTCGTCCAGAAACAAAAGGAAATCGGACTCCAAGGCGTGACCGACGGAGAGTTTCGGAGAGCTTGGTGGCACCTGGACTTCCTAGAAGGCCTGGATGGCGTGGAAGGATATGACACTGAACAGGGCATGAAGTTCCACAATACGCAGACAAAGTCGAGATCGATTCACGTCG
Above is a genomic segment from Alicyclobacillus acidoterrestris containing:
- a CDS encoding GNAT family N-acetyltransferase → MHLFWSAASDTWDALIFRIFGYKVFRINRTQFRFDRQQFESLDPIKLSEGIIRIDKALIESHESLRKEVIGMWGDIENYLRHDVGWIALAPNGTILGRCHAAFVGGKSAELSIEVNKSTRGQGVGYQLARQFIQSCLDRDVTPYWSCDTQNVPSYQLAEKLGFQRDRNYSLFTTVYTPMRHEPARQDQ
- a CDS encoding amino acid permease codes for the protein MLAIGGAIGTGLFVASGSSISTAGPGGALLAYVIVGIMVYFVMTGLGEMATFLPVAGSFETYASRFVDESFGFALGWNYWFNWAVTLPAELSAGALVMKYWFPHSPSILWSGIFLLILLLLNIISVKGYGEGEYWFASIKVATILIFIVMGLLMIVGILGGHSVGFTHFNTGGSPFHGGATAIFSTVLVAGFAFQGTEVIGLAAGESENPAKTIPKAIHQVFWRILIFYILAIFVIGMLIPYTDPNLLKTGVNNIAISPFTLVFKRAGFAFAAAVMNAIILTAVLSAGNSAVYASSRMLFALSRQGKAPKFLGKVNRRGVPVYALFVTLALGLVSFSSSLFGNGIVYTWMVNASGLSGFIAWLGISICHYRFRQAYLAQGRDLSDLKYKAKWYPFGTILAFVLCLVVVVGQDYSGFTGGHIDWHSVVATYIGIPLFVILWLGYKFIKKTKVVPLQQCDLESLQ
- a CDS encoding efflux RND transporter permease subunit gives rise to the protein MRFLTRFSLRNPVAIIILGLLVVVGGIVSAFSLKEELMPDISIPTITVVTSYPGATPSEVADDVTSPLEKALNGTQDVQLITSNSVANTSEIELQLNINANLDKVQEAVEQTVERVQLPSTAGKPSVESFSLSNAPVLEFTVASTKIPMQKLQDLVNNTVIPAMQGVSGVASVSASGANADDVIVTFDAAKLNKYHLTLQQVEQTLQSDNVTMPLGTATVGNQVQPVQLNGQYQSIADIENLPLAVQAAPAATASVQAMAGTRAQTTAAPTTIPLKDVATVSEQSPVSSINRTNGQPSMMLSVYEENDANTVAVVKAAKAELTALHKQLPSGVNTTMVYDSSQMITSSINGLLHEALLGALFAVIVILLFLRNWLTTLIAVVSIPVSILSSIMLLSRFGVTLNIMTLGGLAIATGRVVDDSIVVIENIYRAWKSGLGYGRKLVMYATAEVGKAILSSSLATIAVFLPLALVSGVVGKIFEPFALTVVFSLISSLIVALTIVPLFAWLFVVRKPPKGKVAAWLNDAMVDKAEGTIHPSLIDQTHSDETGTTALRPKWRPWQVVYRKALSWCLNHKLWVVLGTAVAFVASIAVLPIVGSTFMPNSTAQEASVSITLPVGTPLDVTNQKAQQVENIIRKDKAQIETINTQVGGQSGMLGGTGSSQTNTATLDIALKPSADVNQFISKVQSQTQALNRGNTKIQVQGVSSGGDQTAFDIVVTGPNDRAIQSAATQITNRLAKVQGLSNVSNNLSQKQPEIRIAPAKEKMAKYGLTAQAVANTISAYVSEQRIGSVTLDGQAHDMDVALKPAGSLNSLSAIRDLPVMTTATGQVVLGDVATVARAQTPTSVLHENGHSYVEVTADYTSNKTNQVQKTAMQAIQSLHLPHGVQVQQSISNQQNSQDMASLVEAIGAAVVIVYIVMLITFGEWSAPFAILFSMPVALIGAFFGSLVTKQPISVSSMIGILMLMGIVVTNAIVLVGRVEQQRSLGLTIREALLEAGTTRLRPILMTAIATICALLPLAFGSSEGLLLSQGLAVVVIGGIVTSTILTLCIVPLMYELLHYRVARRERRRMAHTHTH
- a CDS encoding MarR family winged helix-turn-helix transcriptional regulator yields the protein MDDNNTSVLTFFDGLQRLIRLMRRTRPWDGHSITRVQRFILTTLTTQGPCTIGQLAERLDVRPSTMSTMIDRLELAKLVRRTTSHEDARVKIVELTDEGKAIVESVRSAIMKELADSFTQLTEEEQQTFSRLVAKLSDILQKQHEGHD